The Streptomyces achromogenes genome window below encodes:
- a CDS encoding YceI family protein, whose amino-acid sequence MSIFGRKNADGSAATAVATVSPELTALTGTYTIDPAHSTIGFVARHAMVTNVKGKFDDFTGSLRLDGADPSLSTASIDVSMDSIDTGSADRDGHLKSADFFKTDEFPAMTFRSTSVESAGGDDYRVTGDLSILGVTRPLTIALEFNGAAKDPFGNERVGFEGRAEILRSEWGLTWNAALETGGVLVSDKIKLNFDISAIKNA is encoded by the coding sequence ATGAGCATCTTCGGCCGCAAGAACGCCGACGGCTCCGCCGCCACCGCCGTCGCCACCGTGAGCCCGGAACTCACCGCGCTGACCGGGACGTACACGATCGACCCCGCGCACTCGACGATCGGCTTCGTGGCCCGGCACGCCATGGTCACGAACGTCAAGGGCAAGTTCGACGACTTCACCGGCTCGCTGCGGCTGGACGGCGCCGACCCGTCCCTGTCCACCGCCTCCATCGACGTCAGCATGGACAGCATCGACACCGGGTCCGCCGACCGCGACGGCCACCTCAAGAGCGCCGACTTCTTCAAGACCGACGAGTTCCCGGCGATGACCTTCCGCTCCACCTCCGTCGAGTCCGCAGGCGGCGACGACTACCGCGTCACCGGCGACCTGAGCATCCTCGGCGTCACCAGGCCGCTCACCATCGCCCTCGAGTTCAACGGCGCCGCGAAGGACCCGTTCGGCAACGAGCGCGTCGGCTTCGAGGGCAGGGCGGAGATCCTGCGCTCGGAGTGGGGTCTGACCTGGAACGCGGCGCTGGAGACGGGTGGCGTCCTGGTCTCGGACAAGATCAAGCTGAACTTCGACATCTCGGCGATCAAGAACGCGTAA
- the cimA gene encoding citramalate synthase, with the protein MTATSELDDSFHVFDTTLRDGAQREGINLTVADKLAIARHLDDFGVGFIEGGWPGANPRDTEFFARAQEEIDFRHAQLVAFGATRRAGAKAAEDPQVRALLESGAGVITLVAKSHDRHVELALRTTLDENLAMVSDTVSFLKGEGRRVFVDCEHFFDGYRANPEYAKAVVRAAAEAGADVVVLCDTNGGMLPGQVQAVVSTVLADTGARLGIHAQDDTGCAVANTLAAVDAGATHVQCTANGYGERVGNANLFPVVAALELKYGKKVLPEGRLREMTRISHAIAEVVNLTPSTHQPYVGVSAFAHKAGLHASAIKVDPDLYQHIDPEQVGNTMRMLVSDMAGRASVELKGKELGVDLGGDRELVGRVVERVKERELRGYTYEAADASFELLLRAEVEGRPLKYFEVESWRAIVEDRPDGSHANEATVKLYAKGERIVATAEGNGPVNALDRALRVALEKIYPQLAKLELVDYKVRILEGVHGTQSTTRVLISTTDGTGEWSTVGVAENVIAASWQALEDAYTYGLLRASVTPAE; encoded by the coding sequence ATGACCGCAACCAGCGAACTCGACGATTCGTTCCACGTCTTCGACACCACCCTGCGGGACGGCGCCCAGCGTGAGGGCATCAACCTCACCGTCGCCGACAAGCTGGCCATCGCCCGTCACCTGGACGACTTCGGAGTGGGCTTCATCGAGGGCGGCTGGCCCGGCGCCAACCCGCGCGACACCGAGTTCTTCGCCCGCGCGCAGGAGGAGATCGACTTCAGGCACGCCCAGCTGGTCGCCTTCGGCGCGACCCGCCGGGCCGGTGCCAAAGCCGCGGAGGACCCGCAGGTCAGGGCGCTGCTGGAGTCGGGCGCGGGAGTGATCACCCTGGTCGCGAAGTCCCACGACCGGCACGTGGAGCTGGCCCTGCGCACCACGCTGGACGAGAACCTGGCCATGGTGAGCGACACCGTGTCCTTCCTGAAGGGCGAGGGCCGCCGGGTCTTCGTCGACTGCGAGCACTTCTTCGACGGCTACCGCGCGAACCCCGAGTACGCCAAGGCGGTCGTGCGGGCCGCCGCCGAGGCCGGCGCCGACGTGGTCGTCCTGTGCGACACCAACGGCGGCATGCTCCCGGGGCAGGTGCAGGCGGTCGTCTCCACCGTCCTCGCCGACACCGGCGCCCGGCTCGGCATCCACGCCCAGGACGACACCGGCTGCGCGGTGGCGAACACCCTGGCCGCGGTGGACGCGGGCGCGACGCACGTGCAGTGCACGGCGAACGGCTACGGCGAGCGGGTCGGCAACGCCAACCTCTTCCCGGTGGTGGCGGCCCTGGAGCTGAAGTACGGCAAGAAGGTGCTGCCCGAGGGGCGGCTGCGCGAGATGACCCGTATCTCGCACGCGATCGCCGAGGTCGTCAACCTCACCCCGTCCACGCACCAGCCGTACGTCGGCGTCTCGGCCTTCGCCCACAAGGCCGGCCTGCACGCCTCGGCCATCAAGGTCGACCCCGACCTGTACCAGCACATCGACCCCGAGCAGGTGGGCAACACCATGCGGATGCTGGTGTCCGACATGGCGGGCCGCGCCTCGGTCGAGCTCAAGGGCAAGGAGCTGGGAGTCGACCTGGGCGGCGACCGCGAACTGGTCGGCCGGGTCGTCGAGCGGGTCAAGGAGCGCGAACTGAGGGGCTACACCTACGAGGCGGCGGACGCGTCCTTCGAGCTGCTGCTGCGCGCGGAGGTCGAGGGCCGGCCGCTGAAGTACTTCGAGGTGGAGTCCTGGCGGGCCATCGTCGAGGACCGCCCCGACGGCAGCCACGCCAACGAGGCCACCGTCAAGCTCTACGCCAAGGGCGAGCGGATCGTCGCCACGGCGGAGGGCAACGGCCCGGTCAACGCCCTCGACCGCGCGCTGCGGGTGGCGCTGGAGAAGATCTACCCGCAGCTGGCCAAGCTCGAGCTGGTCGACTACAAGGTCCGCATCCTCGAGGGCGTCCACGGCACCCAGTCCACCACCCGCGTCCTGATCTCCACGACGGACGGGACGGGGGAGTGGTCCACCGTGGGCGTCGCCGAGAACGTGATCGCCGCGTCCTGGCAGGCCCTGGAGGACGCCTACACGTACGGACTGCTCAGGGCGAGCGTGACGCCGGCGGAGTGA
- a CDS encoding DUF742 domain-containing protein — translation MATPPGGSHSGNWSYGPAQGQNDGTQNPNRYNFPSAPSQQRPYTPQGPQGPGPSPYDQPHAPRIQPVQPHRRSPEPAPAGSSNNPLVRPYAMTGGRTRPRYQLAIEALVHTTAQPHQMQGQLPEHQRICNLCREIKSVAEISALLTIPLGVARILVADLAEAGLVAIHQPGGDESAGGQPDVTLLERVLSGLRKL, via the coding sequence GTGGCAACACCCCCAGGCGGTTCGCATTCGGGCAACTGGTCGTACGGTCCTGCCCAGGGCCAGAACGACGGTACCCAGAACCCGAACCGTTACAACTTCCCCTCCGCGCCCAGCCAGCAGCGGCCGTACACGCCTCAGGGGCCGCAGGGCCCGGGGCCGTCCCCGTACGACCAGCCGCACGCCCCGCGCATCCAGCCGGTGCAGCCGCATCGCCGCTCCCCGGAGCCGGCGCCCGCCGGCTCGTCGAACAACCCGCTGGTACGTCCGTACGCCATGACCGGTGGCCGGACCCGCCCGCGGTACCAGCTCGCCATCGAGGCGCTGGTGCACACCACCGCGCAGCCGCATCAGATGCAGGGCCAGCTGCCCGAGCATCAGCGGATCTGCAACCTCTGCCGAGAGATCAAGTCGGTCGCCGAGATCTCGGCGCTGCTGACCATCCCCCTCGGTGTGGCCAGGATCCTCGTCGCCGACCTGGCGGAAGCGGGACTGGTCGCCATCCATCAGCCCGGCGGCGACGAGAGCGCCGGCGGCCAGCCAGACGTGACACTGCTCGAAAGGGTGCTCAGTGGACTTCGCAAGCTCTAG
- a CDS encoding acyl-CoA carboxylase subunit beta codes for MTVLEETTGEQTAEPSEPTDARGRVAELHEIRAQALAGPSEKATQAQHAKGKLTARERIELLLDPGSFQEVEQLRRHRASGFGLEAKKPFTDGVITGWGTVEGRTVFVYAHDFRIFGGALGEAHATKIHKIMDMAIAAGAPLVSLNDGAGARIQEGVSALAGYGGIFQRNTKASGVIPQISVMLGPCAGGAAYSPALTDFVFMVRETSQMFITGPDVVKAVTGEEITQNGLGGADVHAETSGVCHFAYDDEETCIAEVRYLLSMLPQNNRENPPRAEAGDPADRRGDVLLDLVPADGNRPYDMTKVIEEIVDDGDYLEVHERWARNIICALARLDGQVVGIVANQPQSLAGVLDIEASEKAARFVQMCDAFNIPIVTLLDVPGFLPGVDQEHGGIIRHGAKLLYAYCNATVPRISLILRKAYGGAYIVMDSQSIGADLTYAWPTNEIAVMGAEGAANVIFRRQIAGAEDPDAMRARMVKEYKSELMHPYYAAERGLVDDVIDPAETREILIRSLAMLQSKHADLPSRKHGNPPQ; via the coding sequence ATGACCGTTTTGGAAGAGACGACGGGCGAACAGACCGCAGAGCCTTCGGAGCCCACGGACGCGCGCGGCCGGGTGGCCGAGCTGCACGAGATCCGTGCTCAGGCTCTGGCCGGTCCGAGCGAGAAGGCGACCCAGGCGCAGCACGCCAAGGGCAAGCTGACCGCCCGGGAGCGCATCGAGCTGCTCCTGGACCCGGGGTCCTTCCAGGAGGTCGAGCAGCTGCGCCGGCACCGGGCGAGCGGATTCGGCCTCGAGGCGAAGAAGCCGTTCACCGACGGTGTGATCACCGGCTGGGGCACGGTGGAGGGCCGCACGGTCTTCGTCTACGCCCACGACTTCCGCATCTTCGGCGGCGCGCTGGGCGAGGCCCACGCCACGAAGATCCACAAGATCATGGACATGGCCATCGCGGCCGGGGCTCCGCTGGTCTCGCTCAACGACGGCGCCGGCGCCCGTATCCAGGAGGGCGTCTCCGCGCTCGCCGGGTACGGCGGCATCTTCCAGCGCAACACCAAGGCCTCCGGCGTCATCCCGCAGATCTCCGTGATGCTCGGCCCGTGCGCGGGCGGCGCGGCCTACAGCCCCGCCCTGACCGACTTCGTGTTCATGGTCCGCGAGACCTCGCAGATGTTCATCACCGGCCCGGACGTCGTCAAGGCGGTCACCGGCGAGGAGATCACGCAGAACGGCCTCGGCGGCGCCGACGTGCACGCCGAGACCTCGGGCGTCTGTCACTTCGCCTACGACGACGAGGAGACGTGCATCGCCGAGGTGCGCTACCTCCTGTCGATGCTCCCGCAGAACAACCGCGAGAACCCCCCGCGCGCCGAGGCCGGCGACCCCGCCGACCGCCGCGGCGACGTGCTGCTCGACCTGGTCCCGGCCGACGGCAACCGCCCCTACGACATGACCAAGGTCATCGAGGAGATCGTCGACGACGGCGACTACCTCGAGGTCCACGAGCGCTGGGCGCGCAACATCATCTGCGCGCTGGCCCGTCTGGACGGCCAGGTCGTCGGCATCGTCGCCAACCAGCCCCAGTCCCTGGCCGGCGTGCTGGACATCGAGGCCTCCGAGAAGGCCGCGCGGTTCGTGCAGATGTGCGACGCCTTCAACATCCCGATCGTCACCCTGCTGGACGTCCCCGGCTTCCTGCCCGGCGTCGACCAGGAGCACGGCGGCATCATCCGCCACGGCGCGAAGCTGCTGTACGCCTACTGCAACGCGACCGTCCCCCGTATCTCGCTCATCCTGCGCAAGGCCTACGGCGGCGCCTACATCGTCATGGACAGCCAGTCCATCGGCGCGGACCTCACCTACGCGTGGCCGACCAACGAGATCGCCGTCATGGGCGCCGAAGGCGCGGCCAACGTGATCTTCCGGCGGCAGATCGCCGGCGCCGAGGACCCGGACGCGATGCGGGCCCGCATGGTCAAGGAGTACAAGTCCGAGCTGATGCACCCGTACTACGCGGCCGAGCGCGGCCTCGTCGACGACGTGATCGACCCGGCGGAGACCCGCGAAATCCTGATCCGCTCGCTGGCGATGCTCCAGTCGAAGCACGCCGACCTGCCCTCCCGCAAGCACGGCAACCCTCCGCAGTAA
- a CDS encoding acyl-CoA carboxylase subunit epsilon: MNTPDIRVEKGHAEPEEVAAITAILLARAAARTSEPTEDRRGRHKAGWRRLEREGGFRAPHSWH, encoded by the coding sequence ATGAACACTCCCGACATCCGCGTCGAGAAGGGCCACGCCGAGCCCGAGGAAGTCGCCGCCATCACGGCGATCCTCCTGGCCCGCGCGGCCGCCCGCACCTCCGAGCCCACCGAGGACCGCCGTGGCCGCCACAAGGCGGGCTGGCGCCGCCTGGAGCGCGAGGGCGGCTTCCGCGCCCCGCACAGCTGGCACTGA
- a CDS encoding branched-chain amino acid aminotransferase, which translates to MTTPTIELKPSASLTSAAERQAILANPGFGRHFTDHMVTIKWTEGRGWHDGQLVPYAPIPLDPATNVLHYAQEIFEGLKAYRRPDGSVATFRPDQNAKRFQRSARRLAMPELPVETFIAACDALVAQDKDWVPAHGGEESLYLRPFMIATEVGLGVKPANEYLFLVIASPAGAYFPGGVKPVSIWVSEDHVRAVPGGMGDAKTGGNYAASLLAQAEAAAQGCAQVCYLDAVERKWVEELGGMNLYFVYGDKIVTPSLTGSILEGVTRDSLLAVARDLGYEAAEGRVSVDQWQQDSADGTLTEVFACGTAAVITPVGTVKRTGGEWQQSGGEPGEVTLRLRQALLDIQRGTAEDKHGWMHRLG; encoded by the coding sequence ATGACGACGCCCACGATCGAGCTCAAGCCCTCCGCCAGCCTCACCTCCGCCGCCGAGCGGCAGGCGATCCTGGCGAACCCCGGCTTCGGCCGCCACTTCACCGACCACATGGTGACGATCAAGTGGACCGAGGGCCGCGGCTGGCACGACGGCCAGCTCGTTCCGTACGCGCCGATCCCCCTCGACCCGGCCACCAACGTCCTGCACTACGCGCAGGAGATCTTCGAGGGCCTGAAGGCGTACCGCCGCCCCGACGGCTCCGTCGCCACCTTCCGGCCGGACCAGAACGCCAAGCGCTTCCAGCGCTCCGCCCGCCGGCTCGCCATGCCCGAGCTGCCGGTCGAGACGTTCATCGCGGCGTGCGACGCGCTCGTCGCCCAGGACAAGGACTGGGTGCCCGCGCACGGCGGCGAGGAGTCCCTCTACCTGCGGCCGTTCATGATCGCGACCGAGGTCGGCCTGGGCGTCAAGCCGGCCAACGAGTACCTCTTCCTCGTCATCGCCTCACCGGCCGGCGCCTACTTCCCCGGCGGCGTCAAGCCGGTCTCCATCTGGGTCTCCGAGGACCACGTGCGCGCCGTCCCCGGCGGCATGGGCGACGCCAAGACGGGCGGCAACTACGCGGCCTCGCTGCTCGCCCAGGCCGAGGCCGCCGCGCAGGGCTGCGCCCAGGTCTGCTACCTCGACGCGGTCGAGCGCAAGTGGGTCGAGGAGCTCGGCGGCATGAACCTGTACTTCGTGTACGGCGACAAGATCGTCACGCCGTCCCTCACCGGCTCCATCCTGGAGGGCGTCACCCGTGACAGCCTCCTCGCCGTCGCCCGCGACCTCGGCTACGAGGCCGCGGAGGGCCGCGTCTCCGTCGACCAGTGGCAGCAGGACTCCGCCGACGGCACCCTGACGGAGGTCTTCGCCTGCGGCACCGCCGCCGTGATCACCCCGGTCGGCACGGTCAAGCGCACCGGCGGCGAATGGCAGCAGTCGGGCGGCGAGCCCGGCGAGGTCACCCTCAGGCTGCGGCAGGCCCTGCTGGACATCCAGCGCGGCACGGCCGAGGACAAGCACGGCTGGATGCACCGCCTGGGCTGA
- a CDS encoding GTP-binding protein: protein MDFASSSGGPSRSTTSAKIVVAGGFGVGKTTFVGAVSEINPLRTEAVMTSASAGIDDLTHTGDKTTTTVAMDFGRITLDQDLILYLFGTPGQDRFWFMWDDLVRGAIGAIVLVDTRRLADCFPAVDYFENSGLPFVIALNGFDGNQPYNPDEVREALQIGPDTPIITTDARHRADAKSALITLVEHALMARLR, encoded by the coding sequence GTGGACTTCGCAAGCTCTAGCGGGGGTCCCTCCCGCTCCACCACTTCCGCGAAGATCGTGGTGGCGGGCGGCTTCGGCGTGGGCAAGACCACGTTCGTCGGGGCTGTTTCGGAGATCAATCCGCTGCGCACCGAGGCCGTCATGACGTCCGCGTCGGCGGGCATCGACGACCTCACCCACACCGGGGACAAGACGACCACCACGGTCGCCATGGACTTCGGCCGCATCACCCTGGACCAGGACCTGATCCTGTACCTGTTCGGCACGCCCGGCCAGGACCGGTTCTGGTTCATGTGGGACGACCTGGTGCGCGGTGCCATCGGCGCGATCGTCCTGGTCGACACCCGCCGTCTCGCCGACTGCTTCCCCGCGGTCGACTACTTCGAGAACTCGGGTCTCCCCTTCGTGATCGCCCTCAACGGCTTCGACGGCAACCAGCCGTACAACCCGGACGAGGTACGCGAGGCGCTGCAGATCGGCCCCGACACCCCCATCATCACGACGGACGCCCGCCACCGCGCGGACGCGAAGTCCGCGCTCATCACGCTCGTCGAGCATGCGTTGATGGCACGGCTGCGGTAA
- a CDS encoding roadblock/LC7 domain-containing protein: MSQAAQNLNWLITNFVDNTPGVSHTVVVSADGLLLAMSEGFPRDRADQLAAVASGLTSLTAGASRIFEGGSVNQTVVEMERGFLFIMSVSDGSSLAVLAHPEADIGLIGYEMALLVDRAGSVLTPDLRAELQGSLLN, from the coding sequence ATGAGCCAGGCGGCACAGAACCTGAACTGGTTGATCACCAACTTCGTGGACAACACCCCGGGGGTGTCCCACACGGTGGTGGTCTCCGCCGACGGACTCCTTCTGGCGATGTCCGAAGGCTTCCCCCGCGACCGTGCCGACCAGCTCGCGGCCGTCGCCTCAGGTCTGACGTCCCTGACGGCAGGCGCTTCCCGGATCTTCGAGGGAGGCAGCGTGAACCAGACGGTTGTGGAGATGGAGCGGGGATTCCTGTTCATCATGTCCGTGTCCGACGGTTCCTCGCTCGCGGTGCTCGCACATCCCGAGGCGGACATCGGTCTCATCGGGTACGAGATGGCACTCCTGGTGGACCGAGCCGGTTCGGTCCTGACGCCCGACCTTCGAGCGGAGCTCCAAGGGAGCCTTCTCAACTAA
- a CDS encoding sensor histidine kinase, which yields MRRSKKSPEPAARGNFTPPPRGAAPAHVPGSESTAAPAKSGSRLSPRNWRVPTRLNAILLIPVVVGLVMGGFQVKSSIDTWQEAEDAENTARLVRASLSYGDAIYKERDISAAPLLAGKRDDATVTGARKLTDAAAAAFDEAAKNMPAKAGLERRLKLFRDAETKLAPLRAAAYTSKLSGVQTEEGYTAIAHPLMEFSNELGLGTGNITSYGRTVYAISLTKAAMSLERSIGMHLLIKPGPRADDFAKQKVSLSSYAYLEGIAIEEYVGGGTEADAQKLQDAEAKIKSDGAAQAAEAKQKNPDYVPPPANPTTMVVAISTMQSRDGAERAALAEKGISMENWWAVTTLKYDAYRQIESDLTDKAVSEASDIAADAKTSAIITGAAVVVALLLAFILAGAVARQMSRSMRQLRNAAFGIAEQRLPMLVDQLSRTDPGRVDTRVAPIPITTTDEIGEVARAFDQVHREAVRLAAEQALLRGNINAIFTNLSRRNQSLIEGQLTLITDLENNEADPDQLENLFRLDHLATRMRRNGENLLVLAGEEPGRRWDQPVPLVDVLRAASSEVEQYERIELSGVPEAEIHGRAVTDLVHLLAELLENATTFSSPQTKVRVTATRLPDGRVMIEIHDKGIGLTAEDFADINHKLANPPTVDAAISQRMGLFVVGRLSDRHGIRVQLRPSGEQAGTTSLVMLPDAITHGGGGEQQQHQPDRDEFTVSQIIPEQNYGAGEDFSNGLPMRTAAELGFDDSRYEVPDDIRDLDPVGRSLMREERRAALESQTGQPDQQSAQPHQSAEAAAFGENYEAGSQQQGYDAGQNGYDPARGGAQGHYDNGATGYAEQPASFDQQTAYQEPQRPAYDEQYFPPNGGVPQGESFAPQNGLPQGEGFSSNGGYPDPAYAEPAQEERTEAGPAASEGFQPYEEQQSYQDDWPQQNGQGNGYQNGYPDQYAPEAESTQVADADEQNRVGFDRPGSSPAASHALTEAGLPRRGSTASGANGARPATKQEAPASSSESNGGGDIWRSANDERWHQASALKKPKAGGVTSSGLPRRVPKANLIEGAAESTPQGGPQVSRAPEDVRGRLSNLRRGVQRGRNAGSSETNGQATGNHHSGPDSTYNQER from the coding sequence GTGAGGCGAAGCAAGAAAAGTCCCGAGCCTGCGGCCCGGGGCAACTTCACGCCGCCGCCGCGCGGAGCGGCGCCCGCCCATGTGCCCGGCTCGGAGTCGACGGCAGCGCCCGCCAAGAGCGGCAGCCGTCTCTCCCCGCGCAACTGGCGGGTGCCGACCCGGCTGAACGCGATTCTGCTCATACCCGTGGTGGTCGGCCTGGTCATGGGCGGCTTCCAGGTGAAGAGCTCGATCGACACCTGGCAGGAGGCCGAGGACGCGGAGAACACCGCGCGTCTGGTGCGGGCCTCACTGAGCTACGGCGACGCCATCTACAAGGAGCGCGACATCTCGGCCGCGCCCCTGCTCGCCGGCAAGCGGGACGACGCGACGGTCACCGGGGCCCGCAAGCTCACCGACGCCGCCGCCGCCGCCTTCGACGAGGCCGCGAAGAACATGCCGGCGAAGGCCGGTCTGGAGCGCCGGCTGAAGCTGTTCCGGGACGCGGAGACCAAGCTGGCGCCGTTGCGTGCGGCCGCCTACACCTCCAAGCTGTCGGGCGTGCAGACCGAAGAGGGCTACACCGCGATCGCGCACCCCCTGATGGAGTTCTCCAACGAGCTCGGTCTGGGCACCGGAAACATCACCTCCTACGGCCGCACCGTCTACGCGATCTCGCTGACCAAGGCCGCGATGTCCCTGGAGCGCTCGATCGGCATGCACCTGCTGATCAAACCGGGCCCGCGGGCGGACGACTTCGCGAAGCAGAAGGTCTCCCTCTCCTCCTACGCCTACCTCGAGGGCATCGCCATCGAGGAGTACGTCGGCGGCGGCACCGAGGCCGATGCGCAGAAGCTGCAGGACGCCGAGGCGAAGATCAAGAGCGACGGCGCCGCGCAGGCCGCCGAGGCGAAGCAGAAGAACCCGGACTACGTTCCGCCGCCCGCCAACCCGACGACGATGGTCGTCGCCATCTCCACGATGCAGAGCAGGGACGGCGCCGAGCGTGCCGCCCTCGCCGAAAAGGGCATCAGCATGGAGAACTGGTGGGCGGTCACCACGCTGAAGTACGACGCCTACCGGCAGATCGAGTCGGATCTGACCGACAAGGCCGTGTCCGAGGCCTCGGACATCGCGGCCGACGCGAAGACCTCCGCGATCATCACCGGCGCCGCCGTGGTCGTCGCCCTGCTCCTGGCGTTCATCCTCGCCGGTGCGGTGGCCCGCCAGATGAGCCGCTCGATGCGCCAGCTGCGCAACGCCGCCTTCGGCATCGCCGAACAGCGCCTGCCGATGCTGGTCGACCAGCTCTCCCGCACCGACCCCGGCCGGGTCGACACCCGGGTCGCCCCGATCCCGATCACCACCACGGACGAGATCGGCGAGGTCGCCCGCGCCTTCGACCAGGTCCACCGCGAGGCCGTCCGGCTCGCCGCCGAGCAGGCCCTGCTGCGGGGCAACATCAACGCGATCTTCACCAACCTCTCGCGCCGCAACCAGTCCCTGATCGAGGGCCAGCTGACCCTGATCACCGACCTGGAGAACAACGAGGCCGACCCGGACCAGCTGGAGAACCTCTTCCGCCTGGACCACCTCGCGACCCGTATGCGCCGCAACGGCGAGAACCTCCTGGTCCTCGCCGGCGAGGAGCCCGGCCGTCGCTGGGACCAGCCGGTCCCGCTGGTCGACGTGCTGCGTGCCGCCTCCTCCGAGGTGGAGCAGTACGAGCGCATCGAACTGTCGGGCGTCCCGGAGGCCGAGATCCACGGCCGCGCCGTGACCGACCTCGTGCACCTGCTCGCCGAGCTGCTGGAGAACGCCACCACGTTCTCCTCCCCGCAGACCAAGGTCCGCGTCACGGCGACCCGTCTTCCCGACGGCCGCGTGATGATCGAGATCCACGACAAGGGCATCGGCCTGACCGCCGAGGACTTCGCGGACATCAACCACAAGCTGGCCAACCCGCCGACCGTGGACGCCGCGATCTCGCAGCGCATGGGTCTGTTCGTGGTCGGCCGGCTGTCCGACCGGCACGGCATCCGCGTCCAGCTGCGCCCCTCGGGCGAGCAGGCCGGCACCACCTCGCTGGTCATGCTGCCGGACGCCATCACCCACGGCGGCGGCGGCGAACAGCAGCAGCACCAGCCGGACCGCGACGAGTTCACGGTCTCGCAGATCATCCCGGAGCAGAACTACGGCGCCGGCGAGGACTTCAGCAACGGTCTGCCGATGCGCACCGCCGCCGAACTCGGCTTCGACGACAGCCGCTACGAGGTTCCCGACGACATCCGCGACCTGGACCCGGTGGGCCGGTCCCTGATGCGCGAGGAGCGCCGCGCGGCCCTGGAGTCCCAGACGGGCCAGCCGGACCAGCAGTCCGCGCAGCCGCACCAGTCCGCCGAGGCGGCCGCCTTCGGCGAGAACTACGAGGCCGGCAGTCAGCAGCAGGGTTACGACGCCGGACAGAACGGCTACGACCCCGCGCGCGGCGGCGCCCAAGGCCACTACGACAACGGCGCGACCGGCTACGCCGAGCAGCCCGCCTCGTTCGACCAGCAGACGGCCTACCAGGAGCCGCAGCGCCCGGCGTACGACGAGCAGTACTTCCCGCCGAACGGCGGTGTGCCGCAGGGCGAGTCCTTCGCCCCGCAGAACGGCCTGCCGCAGGGCGAAGGCTTCTCGTCGAACGGCGGTTACCCGGACCCCGCGTATGCGGAGCCCGCCCAGGAGGAGCGGACGGAGGCCGGGCCGGCCGCGTCCGAGGGCTTCCAGCCGTACGAGGAGCAGCAGTCCTACCAGGACGACTGGCCCCAGCAGAACGGTCAGGGCAACGGTTACCAGAACGGTTACCCGGACCAGTACGCTCCGGAAGCGGAATCCACGCAGGTCGCTGACGCGGATGAGCAGAACCGCGTAGGCTTCGATCGTCCGGGATCCAGCCCCGCCGCCTCCCACGCGCTGACCGAAGCCGGTCTGCCCCGCCGCGGATCCACCGCAAGCGGCGCGAACGGCGCACGGCCCGCCACGAAGCAGGAAGCGCCGGCCTCCTCTTCGGAGAGCAACGGCGGTGGCGACATCTGGCGGTCGGCGAACGACGAGCGCTGGCATCAGGCCTCCGCTCTGAAGAAGCCCAAGGCGGGCGGGGTCACCTCCTCCGGTCTGCCGCGGCGGGTGCCCAAGGCCAACCTCATCGAAGGCGCCGCCGAGAGCACCCCGCAGGGAGGCCCACAGGTCTCCCGCGCCCCGGAGGACGTCCGAGGCAGGTTGAGCAACCTGCGTCGCGGCGTCCAGCGCGGACGCAACGCAGGAAGCAGTGAAACGAACGGCCAGGCCACTGGGAATCATCACAGTGGGCCTGACAGCACCTACAACCAGGAGCGTTAG
- a CDS encoding GTP-binding protein, which yields MDFASSDGGRATTSAKIVVAGGFGVGKTTFVGAVSEINPLRTEAVMTSASAGIDDLTHTGDKTTTTVAMDFGRITLDQDLILYLFGTPGQDRFWFMWDDLVRGAIGAVVLVDTRRLADCFPAVDYFENSGLPFVVALNGFDGQQPYQPEEVREALQIGPDTPIITTDARHRSDAKSALITLVEHALMARLR from the coding sequence GTGGACTTCGCAAGCTCTGACGGAGGCCGGGCCACCACCTCCGCGAAGATCGTGGTGGCGGGTGGCTTCGGCGTGGGCAAGACCACGTTCGTGGGCGCCGTCTCCGAGATCAACCCGCTGCGCACGGAGGCCGTGATGACGTCCGCGTCGGCGGGCATCGACGACCTCACCCACACCGGCGACAAGACCACCACCACGGTGGCCATGGACTTCGGCCGCATCACGCTCGACCAGGACCTGATCCTCTACCTGTTCGGCACGCCGGGTCAGGACCGGTTCTGGTTCATGTGGGACGACCTGGTGCGCGGCGCCATCGGCGCGGTGGTGCTGGTGGACACGCGGCGTCTCGCCGACTGCTTCCCCGCGGTCGACTACTTCGAGAACAGCGGTCTGCCGTTCGTGGTCGCGCTCAACGGCTTCGACGGGCAGCAGCCCTACCAGCCCGAAGAGGTGCGCGAGGCGCTGCAGATCGGCCCGGACACCCCGATCATCACGACGGACGCCCGGCACCGCTCGGACGCCAAGAGCGCGCTGATCACCCTGGTCGAGCATGCACTGATGGCGCGACTGCGGTAA